Proteins encoded in a region of the Chryseobacterium piperi genome:
- a CDS encoding carbonic anhydrase — MSQSYEVIFENNRKWVESKISQDPAYFEELAKTQHPDYLYIGCSDSRATAEELMGAKPGEVFVHRNIANVVNTLDMSSTAVIQYAVEHLKVKHIIVCGHYNCGGVKAAMTPQDLGLLNPWLRNIRDVYRLHQGELDSIQDEGKRYDRLVELNVQEQCINVIKMACVQERYILEEYPIVHGWVFDLRTGKIIDLEIDFEKVLKDIQKIYNLTESDWVMNRKTT, encoded by the coding sequence ATGTCTCAATCGTATGAAGTTATTTTCGAAAACAATAGAAAATGGGTAGAATCCAAAATTTCTCAGGATCCAGCCTATTTTGAAGAATTAGCGAAGACTCAGCATCCTGACTATCTGTATATCGGATGTTCAGACAGCAGAGCTACAGCTGAAGAATTAATGGGGGCTAAACCTGGAGAAGTTTTTGTTCACAGAAACATCGCTAATGTAGTTAATACTTTAGATATGAGTTCGACAGCTGTTATCCAATACGCTGTAGAACACTTAAAAGTAAAACACATTATTGTTTGTGGGCATTACAACTGTGGTGGTGTAAAAGCAGCGATGACTCCTCAGGATTTAGGATTGTTAAATCCTTGGTTGAGAAACATTCGGGATGTTTACAGATTACACCAGGGTGAGCTTGATTCTATTCAGGATGAAGGTAAACGTTATGACAGACTTGTTGAACTGAATGTTCAGGAGCAATGCATTAACGTTATTAAAATGGCTTGTGTACAAGAAAGATACATTTTAGAAGAGTATCCTATTGTTCACGGCTGGGTATTCGATCTTAGAACCGGGAAAATTATTGATTTAGAGATAGATTTCGAAAAAGTTTTGAAAGATATCCAGAAAATCTATAACCTTACGGAATCTGATTGGGTAATGAACAGAAAAACAACGTAG
- a CDS encoding SulP family inorganic anion transporter — translation MKKTSLIGGIKENFPSGLVVFLVALPLCLGIALASGAPPLSGIIAGIVGGLVVGTISNSNISVSGPAAGLTAIVLTAITDLGAFELFLCAGIVAGFIQLVLGFVRAGSISNYFPNNVIEGMLAAIGIIIILKQIPHALGFDKDYEGHESIFDNGLNFNYFTELFDAIHPGAIIVTIVSISLLLIWDKAPTLRRMKMLPGALVAVVAGILLNEVFKATGSSLAIKTEHLVSLPVPKSIEDFKNLITFPDFGGFTNTKVWIAGATIAIVASIETLLCIEASDRLDRQRRITDTNLELKAQGIGNLVSSFIGGLPMTSVVVRSSANANAGATSKLSAMIHGVLLLVCVLTIPFLLNLIPLATLAAVLILVGYKLAKPATFKHFWRLGKFQFIPFVATVVAIVATDLLKGVGIGLAISIFYILQGNMKRAYYLSREKLDDADGITIKLAEEVSFLNKAAIKKTLKNIKPNSMLTIDARDTSYIATDVLEMIQDFANIRAKEEDINVELLGFKTSYRDYEKDENSHIIITHKRAM, via the coding sequence ATGAAAAAGACATCATTAATAGGAGGAATCAAGGAAAATTTCCCTTCAGGACTCGTTGTATTTTTAGTAGCTCTTCCCTTATGTTTAGGGATTGCTTTAGCCTCAGGTGCTCCGCCCTTATCCGGAATTATTGCGGGTATTGTAGGAGGGCTCGTAGTAGGAACAATTAGTAATTCAAACATTTCGGTTTCTGGTCCTGCCGCAGGATTGACAGCAATAGTTTTAACAGCTATTACAGACCTTGGCGCATTTGAACTTTTCCTTTGTGCGGGGATTGTTGCTGGATTTATTCAGCTTGTCCTTGGATTTGTCAGAGCTGGGAGTATTTCTAATTATTTTCCTAATAATGTTATTGAAGGGATGCTTGCAGCCATTGGTATCATTATTATTTTAAAGCAAATCCCCCATGCATTAGGATTTGACAAGGACTACGAGGGACACGAGTCGATCTTTGATAATGGGCTAAATTTTAATTATTTCACCGAGCTATTTGATGCTATACATCCGGGAGCTATTATTGTAACTATTGTTTCAATAAGCCTTTTGTTAATCTGGGACAAAGCTCCTACTCTAAGAAGGATGAAAATGCTTCCCGGAGCATTGGTTGCCGTAGTTGCAGGAATCTTATTGAATGAAGTCTTTAAAGCGACAGGAAGCTCATTGGCAATAAAAACAGAACACTTGGTTTCTTTACCTGTTCCAAAATCTATTGAGGATTTTAAAAATTTAATTACATTTCCTGACTTCGGTGGATTTACAAACACGAAGGTTTGGATAGCAGGAGCAACAATTGCGATTGTAGCTTCTATTGAAACGCTACTTTGTATTGAAGCATCGGATAGATTAGACAGACAAAGAAGGATAACAGATACCAACCTGGAACTTAAAGCACAGGGAATTGGAAATCTTGTAAGCTCATTTATTGGAGGACTCCCGATGACTTCTGTAGTTGTAAGAAGTTCAGCCAATGCAAATGCAGGAGCAACCTCTAAGCTTTCGGCTATGATCCACGGTGTCCTGCTCTTGGTGTGTGTACTTACAATTCCGTTTTTACTCAATCTAATCCCTCTCGCTACATTAGCAGCGGTATTGATTTTAGTCGGATATAAACTTGCGAAACCTGCCACTTTTAAACATTTCTGGCGTTTAGGAAAATTTCAGTTTATACCATTTGTAGCAACCGTTGTAGCCATTGTGGCAACAGATTTACTAAAAGGAGTTGGAATAGGGCTTGCTATCTCTATTTTCTATATTCTTCAGGGAAATATGAAAAGAGCTTATTATTTAAGCAGAGAAAAGTTGGATGATGCAGATGGAATCACGATTAAACTGGCAGAAGAAGTTTCATTTTTAAATAAAGCAGCCATCAAAAAAACACTTAAAAATATTAAACCTAATTCTATGTTAACCATTGATGCCAGAGATACTTCATACATTGCGACGGATGTTCTGGAAATGATTCAGGATTTTGCTAATATCCGGGCAAAGGAAGAAGATATCAATGTAGAACTATTAGGTTTTAAAACATCATATAGAGATTATGAGAAAGATGAAAATTCACATATCATAATTACTCATAAAAGAGCAATGTAA
- a CDS encoding carbonic anhydrase, translated as MKAHTYETQSTITPEKALDFLKEGNQRFVNNLKANRDLLEQVNDTREGQWPFAVVLSCIDSRTSAELIFDQGLGDVFSIRIAGNFVNQDILGSMEFGCNVAGSKLVVVLGHTKCGALKGGLDAAQIEGMGMDNLNHLINHFDPIINDIIEENEERSSKNSALLERLNQQNVKKAIEDIRKQSSTLRNLEAEGKIKIVGANYDVETGAVTWL; from the coding sequence ATGAAAGCACATACGTATGAAACACAGTCTACGATTACTCCTGAAAAAGCATTAGACTTTTTAAAAGAAGGAAATCAAAGATTTGTAAATAACCTTAAAGCCAACAGAGACCTTCTGGAGCAGGTAAATGACACACGTGAAGGACAATGGCCTTTTGCAGTGGTTTTAAGCTGTATCGACAGTCGTACATCTGCGGAGCTTATATTCGATCAGGGATTAGGAGATGTTTTCAGTATCAGAATCGCTGGTAACTTTGTCAATCAGGATATCCTTGGCTCAATGGAATTTGGCTGTAACGTTGCCGGTTCCAAACTTGTTGTTGTTTTAGGACACACTAAATGTGGAGCTTTAAAGGGAGGGCTTGACGCAGCACAAATTGAAGGCATGGGAATGGATAACCTTAACCACCTTATCAATCATTTTGATCCAATCATCAATGACATAATTGAAGAAAATGAAGAACGCTCATCAAAAAACAGCGCACTTCTGGAAAGGCTTAATCAGCAAAATGTGAAAAAAGCGATCGAAGATATCCGTAAACAAAGTTCAACGCTTAGAAACCTTGAAGCCGAAGGTAAAATTAAAATCGTTGGAGCTAACTATGATGTTGAAACAGGTGCTGTAACCTGGTTATAA
- the pth gene encoding aminoacyl-tRNA hydrolase — protein MKYLIVGLGNKGSEYENTRHNIGFKVAEKIAETLDASFNTTNFGWMAEGKYKGRKVLILKPDTYMNLSGNAVKYWMQKENIPLENIMIVTDDLVLPFGTLRMKMKGSDAGHNGLKNINEVLQTQNYARLRFGISADFSEGRQVDYVLGTWNEEEREKLPERIDKFSKACLSFVFAGINNTMSAFNGK, from the coding sequence ATGAAATATTTAATTGTCGGTCTTGGTAATAAAGGTTCCGAATATGAAAATACACGCCATAATATAGGTTTTAAAGTTGCGGAAAAAATTGCGGAAACACTTGACGCTTCTTTCAATACCACTAATTTTGGATGGATGGCAGAGGGTAAATATAAAGGAAGAAAAGTATTAATCTTAAAGCCGGACACGTATATGAACCTTTCCGGAAATGCCGTAAAGTATTGGATGCAGAAAGAAAATATTCCTTTGGAAAATATAATGATTGTAACCGATGATCTGGTATTGCCTTTTGGAACCCTTAGGATGAAAATGAAAGGATCTGACGCCGGACACAACGGGCTTAAAAATATTAATGAAGTATTACAAACTCAGAATTACGCAAGACTCCGGTTTGGAATATCTGCAGACTTTTCAGAAGGCCGACAGGTTGACTATGTTTTAGGGACATGGAATGAAGAGGAGCGAGAGAAGCTGCCCGAAAGAATTGACAAGTTTTCAAAAGCATGTTTGTCATTTGTCTTTGCTGGTATTAATAATACAATGTCTGCTTTTAATGGTAAATAA
- the mfd gene encoding transcription-repair coupling factor: MQLKAINEKFLPDLLQKEFGKEIFTQLEAHQHISVKGNAGSSSSVFVAELFLTQKKNILYLIDDKEEALYANTEIEDLLGKDKVLFFPATHLEPYQVEKTQNANLVLRTEVLNKLNSSKSPKVIVAYAGALSEKVLKKEDFKAISHHIKVGDQLDFDFVDELLSHYQFQQADFVSEPGEFSVRGGIVDVFSYSYEKPYRITFFGNEVESIKTFDIETQLSIDKIKEFQLVSNMNFSVSASRVSLLQLLPKESFVVSKNAVVGLQKIKSFYEKALEKYETLSKDIAHRTPQELFISDQEFLFDYKKFKTIDFSSVGIEELETFNITIEQTAQPSFHKNFELLIQDLEEKQSEGFDTWISFSTEKQKERLESIFEELEHEAFFKSFKSELHEGFVDYNHKLLVYTDHQIFDRYQRYKAKNTFAKSEQLTLKDLMSLKVGDYIAHIDHGIGKFMGLVKVNNDGKIQECFKLTYKNGDLLYVSIHSLHKISKYNGPDGKEIVLSKLGSPAWKSLKQKTKAKVKQIAFDLIKLYAQRKTAQGFAFTPDSYLQNELEASFIYEDTPDQEKATIDVKKDMESSTVMDRLVCGDVGFGKTEVAIRAAFKAATDGKQVAVLVPTTILAFQHYRSFKERLKDFPVNVSYVNRFRTAKQKSEALEGLKNGKVDIIIGTHQLASASVKFKDLGLLIIDEEHKFGVSVKDKLKTLKSNVDTLTLTATPIPRTLQFSLMAARDLSVIKTPPPNRQPVDTQIVGFNEEIIRDAVSYELQRDGQVYFINNRIENLKDIAGLIQRLVPDARVITGHGQMEGKQLEKNVLDFMEGKYDVLVSTTIVESGVDVPNANTIFINDAQRFGMADLHQMRGRVGRSNRKAFCYLITPPYDMMTSDARKRLEAIEQFSDLGSGFQIAMKDLEIRGAGDLLGAEQSGFINEMGFETYQKLMQEALEELKDDEDFENLFDNEEDRQKLFKSVKDVNIDTDLELMLPDFYISNTEERLSLYQKIAEIDNEKDLQKFENELIDRFGDLPKEAVNLLKSVSLKWLAADIGFEKIVMKNGVFLGYFPSNPQDKFYQTDKFKHIISYLTQNPSEAQLKEKIGKEGNNLMMRKDKVKNVDEVNLLLKSILAL; this comes from the coding sequence ATGCAGTTAAAAGCCATTAATGAAAAGTTTCTTCCAGATTTGTTGCAAAAAGAATTTGGTAAAGAAATTTTCACCCAGTTAGAAGCTCATCAGCATATTTCCGTTAAAGGAAATGCAGGGTCTTCCTCTTCTGTTTTTGTAGCGGAACTTTTCCTGACACAGAAAAAGAATATCCTTTATTTAATTGATGATAAAGAAGAAGCCCTATATGCTAATACGGAAATAGAAGATTTATTGGGAAAAGACAAAGTTCTATTCTTTCCTGCAACTCATCTTGAGCCGTATCAGGTTGAAAAAACACAGAATGCAAATCTTGTCCTGAGGACAGAGGTTTTAAATAAACTTAACTCTAGCAAATCTCCGAAAGTGATCGTTGCCTATGCCGGGGCATTATCTGAAAAAGTTTTAAAGAAAGAGGATTTTAAGGCCATCTCTCATCATATTAAGGTGGGGGATCAATTGGATTTCGATTTTGTGGACGAATTGCTTTCACATTATCAGTTTCAGCAAGCGGATTTCGTATCAGAGCCGGGAGAATTTTCTGTACGGGGTGGGATTGTAGATGTTTTTTCTTATTCTTATGAGAAACCCTACAGAATTACTTTCTTTGGAAACGAAGTAGAAAGCATTAAAACTTTTGATATTGAAACACAGCTTTCTATTGATAAAATAAAAGAATTTCAGTTGGTTTCCAATATGAACTTTTCGGTTTCAGCGAGTAGGGTTTCCTTGCTGCAGCTTTTGCCTAAAGAAAGTTTTGTTGTCTCTAAAAATGCAGTTGTAGGACTTCAGAAAATCAAATCATTTTACGAGAAAGCACTGGAAAAATATGAAACTCTGAGTAAAGATATTGCACATAGAACCCCGCAGGAACTGTTTATTTCTGATCAGGAATTTTTATTCGATTATAAAAAATTTAAAACAATCGATTTCAGCAGTGTCGGAATAGAAGAGCTCGAAACATTTAATATTACCATAGAGCAAACTGCTCAACCATCTTTTCATAAGAATTTTGAATTATTAATTCAGGATCTTGAAGAAAAACAAAGTGAAGGCTTTGATACCTGGATTTCTTTTTCGACGGAAAAGCAAAAAGAAAGGCTGGAATCCATTTTTGAAGAATTGGAACATGAGGCTTTTTTCAAAAGCTTTAAGTCGGAACTGCACGAGGGATTTGTAGACTATAATCATAAACTTTTAGTATATACGGATCACCAGATTTTTGACCGGTATCAGAGATATAAAGCCAAAAATACTTTTGCAAAATCTGAACAACTGACCCTGAAAGACCTAATGTCTCTGAAAGTAGGGGATTATATTGCTCACATCGACCATGGAATAGGAAAATTTATGGGATTGGTGAAAGTGAATAATGATGGGAAAATCCAGGAATGTTTTAAACTGACTTATAAAAATGGAGATCTGTTGTATGTAAGTATTCATTCACTGCATAAAATATCCAAGTATAACGGGCCGGATGGAAAAGAGATTGTTCTGAGTAAGCTGGGTTCACCGGCATGGAAATCCTTGAAGCAGAAAACAAAAGCAAAGGTAAAACAGATTGCTTTTGACCTGATCAAATTATATGCTCAAAGAAAAACAGCACAAGGCTTTGCTTTTACTCCGGATTCTTATTTGCAAAATGAGCTGGAGGCAAGTTTCATTTATGAAGATACTCCAGATCAGGAAAAAGCAACGATTGACGTGAAAAAGGATATGGAATCCAGTACCGTAATGGACCGATTGGTTTGCGGTGATGTGGGGTTCGGTAAAACAGAGGTTGCTATTCGGGCGGCATTCAAAGCCGCGACTGACGGTAAACAAGTAGCTGTTCTGGTTCCGACTACTATTCTTGCATTTCAGCACTACAGAAGTTTCAAAGAAAGACTAAAGGATTTCCCAGTTAATGTATCTTATGTAAATAGGTTCAGAACAGCAAAACAAAAATCTGAAGCTTTAGAGGGCTTGAAAAATGGAAAGGTAGATATTATTATAGGAACACATCAGCTGGCTAGCGCCAGTGTGAAATTTAAAGATTTAGGTTTACTGATTATTGATGAAGAACATAAATTCGGAGTTTCTGTAAAAGATAAATTAAAAACCCTTAAAAGTAATGTAGATACACTGACTTTAACAGCGACGCCAATTCCGAGAACTTTGCAGTTTTCTTTAATGGCGGCAAGGGATCTTTCGGTTATAAAAACACCACCTCCCAACAGGCAGCCTGTTGATACACAGATTGTAGGATTCAATGAAGAGATTATTCGTGATGCTGTATCCTATGAACTACAGAGGGATGGGCAAGTTTATTTCATTAATAACAGGATAGAAAACCTGAAAGATATTGCCGGGCTGATTCAGAGATTAGTTCCTGATGCAAGGGTGATTACCGGGCATGGTCAGATGGAAGGGAAGCAGCTGGAGAAAAATGTACTTGACTTTATGGAGGGTAAATATGATGTTCTGGTTTCTACGACAATTGTTGAAAGTGGTGTTGATGTTCCTAATGCGAATACCATTTTTATTAATGATGCCCAGAGATTTGGGATGGCAGATCTTCACCAGATGAGAGGGAGAGTAGGACGAAGCAATAGAAAAGCTTTTTGTTATCTGATCACACCACCTTATGATATGATGACTTCTGATGCAAGAAAAAGATTGGAAGCTATTGAGCAGTTTTCAGATTTAGGAAGTGGTTTTCAAATTGCCATGAAAGATCTTGAGATCCGCGGAGCAGGTGACTTGCTAGGAGCGGAACAAAGTGGTTTTATCAACGAAATGGGGTTTGAGACCTATCAAAAACTGATGCAGGAAGCTTTGGAAGAGTTAAAAGATGATGAGGATTTTGAGAATTTATTTGATAATGAAGAGGATAGACAAAAACTCTTTAAATCGGTAAAAGATGTAAATATAGATACCGACCTGGAGCTTATGCTTCCTGATTTTTATATTTCTAATACGGAAGAAAGGTTATCACTCTATCAGAAAATTGCTGAAATAGATAATGAAAAAGATCTTCAAAAATTTGAAAATGAACTGATTGATCGTTTTGGTGATTTGCCAAAAGAGGCTGTTAATCTTTTAAAAAGTGTATCCTTGAAGTGGCTGGCTGCTGATATTGGTTTTGAAAAGATTGTTATGAAAAATGGAGTCTTTTTAGGATATTTTCCAAGTAATCCACAGGATAAGTTTTATCAGACCGATAAGTTTAAGCATATTATTAGTTATTTAACCCAAAACCCTTCAGAAGCACAGCTTAAGGAAAAAATAGGGAAAGAAGGAAATAACCTGATGATGCGAAAAGATAAAGTAAAAAATGTAGATGAGGTTAATCTTTTATTAAAGTCGATTTTGGCTTTATAG
- a CDS encoding GH3 auxin-responsive promoter family protein, giving the protein MLSFLKKNIALLWAKKHVQKAEEFKKNAEKDQEKLLLSLVNSAKKTLFGREHEFENIHSIKDFQDKVSVADYEDLKPYIERVKKGQSNILWTDTPEYFAKTSGTTSGSKYIPISKEAMPYQIKGAQSALFHYIAQKGNANFVNGKMIFLQGSPEMEEVYGIKTGRLSGIVAHHIPNYLQKNRLPSWETNIIDDWEAKVDKIVEETEKENMTLISGIPPWLIMYFEKLIERHGKKIKQIFPNLQLIVTGGVNYEPYRDKMEDLLGGTVDIIQTFPASEGFFAFQDDFTKEGLLLLTNHGIFYEFIPLEEYGKPTAKRLTLKDIELNKDYALILTTNSGLWAYSIGDVVRFINKNPHRVLVSGRTKHFTSAFGEHVIAFEVEEAMKAALENYPAQITEFHLAPQVNPSEGLPYHEWFIEFEKEPADLTGFKDELDQQLRKRNTYYDDLISGNILQKLQITRLKKNAFQEYAKSQGKLGGQNKIPRLANDRKIADLLEIYKF; this is encoded by the coding sequence ATGTTAAGCTTTCTTAAAAAAAATATAGCGTTGCTTTGGGCAAAAAAACACGTCCAAAAAGCCGAAGAATTTAAAAAAAATGCTGAAAAGGATCAGGAAAAACTACTCTTGTCCTTAGTTAATTCTGCAAAAAAAACTCTTTTTGGAAGAGAGCATGAATTTGAAAATATTCACTCGATCAAAGATTTTCAAGATAAAGTATCTGTTGCTGATTATGAAGATCTAAAACCCTATATAGAAAGAGTAAAGAAAGGACAATCTAATATTCTATGGACTGACACTCCTGAGTACTTTGCAAAAACATCCGGCACAACTTCCGGTTCAAAATACATTCCCATTTCTAAAGAAGCAATGCCTTATCAAATCAAAGGAGCACAAAGTGCCCTCTTTCACTACATCGCTCAAAAAGGTAACGCTAATTTTGTCAACGGAAAAATGATTTTCTTACAGGGCAGCCCGGAGATGGAAGAAGTGTACGGAATCAAGACAGGACGCCTTTCAGGAATCGTTGCTCATCACATTCCGAATTACCTTCAAAAAAATCGTCTGCCGAGTTGGGAAACCAATATTATAGATGATTGGGAAGCCAAGGTTGACAAAATCGTAGAAGAAACAGAAAAAGAAAACATGACCCTGATTTCAGGAATCCCACCTTGGTTGATCATGTATTTTGAAAAGCTGATCGAAAGACACGGAAAAAAGATAAAGCAAATTTTCCCCAATCTTCAGCTTATTGTGACGGGTGGGGTAAATTACGAACCTTACCGTGACAAAATGGAAGATCTCTTGGGTGGAACAGTGGATATTATTCAAACATTTCCAGCTTCAGAAGGCTTTTTCGCATTCCAGGATGATTTCACCAAGGAAGGTCTTTTGCTTTTAACAAATCATGGTATATTCTATGAATTTATTCCATTGGAAGAGTACGGAAAACCAACAGCAAAAAGATTAACCTTAAAAGATATTGAACTTAATAAAGACTACGCCTTAATACTAACCACGAACTCAGGACTTTGGGCATATTCAATTGGTGATGTGGTAAGGTTTATCAATAAAAACCCGCATCGTGTATTGGTAAGCGGAAGAACAAAACATTTCACATCTGCTTTTGGTGAGCACGTCATTGCATTTGAAGTTGAGGAAGCAATGAAAGCAGCTTTAGAAAACTACCCTGCTCAAATTACAGAATTTCATCTTGCCCCTCAGGTAAACCCAAGCGAAGGACTCCCTTATCACGAATGGTTTATTGAGTTTGAAAAAGAACCTGCCGATCTAACAGGCTTTAAAGATGAACTTGACCAACAGCTAAGAAAACGCAACACCTATTACGATGATCTTATTTCAGGAAACATCTTACAAAAACTGCAAATTACACGGCTTAAGAAAAATGCTTTTCAGGAATATGCTAAATCACAAGGAAAGCTGGGTGGACAAAATAAGATTCCAAGATTAGCAAATGACAGAAAAATCGCAGATTTATTAGAAATCTATAAATTTTAA
- a CDS encoding MFS transporter, producing MISFTPLKTLKNVEFRNLLTGRFFIVLAFRMLATLLGWWVYQLTKDPFSIGLIGLSEVIPAVSCALYAGHVIDMNEKKKLLLICNYAYIFLIGLLLIPAFFDVEMHFSGHQITYFIYGVIFFTGIARAFIGPIIPSMIPKIVKKENLPNAVTLNQATFLISSVCGHAVGGFLIGFFGVKWTLVVIILLIFTASLFFWQLQKQYSEYKKDSVKIVESMREGISYIFKTKEILGALCLDMFAVLFGGAVAMIPVYATDILKVGAEGFGLLNAASDIGAMCIITILSIIPLRRNQGKILLGVVTGFGLCIIGFGLSNIYWLSFMFLVLSGMLDGISVVIRGTIVQLKTPDHIRGRVLSVNSIFIMSSNEMGQFESGLSAKLLGVVRSVVFGGTMTVLIALLVGTTNPKLRKMQY from the coding sequence ATGATTTCCTTTACTCCGTTAAAAACATTGAAAAATGTTGAATTCAGAAATCTTCTTACAGGAAGATTTTTTATTGTTTTAGCCTTTAGAATGCTTGCTACCTTACTCGGATGGTGGGTATATCAACTAACAAAGGACCCATTTTCAATAGGATTAATAGGATTATCTGAAGTCATTCCAGCTGTTAGTTGCGCTTTGTATGCCGGACATGTTATCGATATGAACGAAAAGAAGAAACTTCTTCTTATTTGTAATTATGCATATATCTTCCTGATAGGTTTGTTGCTTATTCCTGCTTTTTTTGATGTAGAAATGCATTTTTCAGGACACCAGATCACGTATTTCATTTATGGGGTTATTTTTTTCACAGGAATCGCAAGAGCTTTTATCGGGCCTATCATCCCATCTATGATTCCTAAAATTGTAAAAAAAGAAAATTTACCCAATGCCGTAACTTTAAATCAGGCTACCTTTCTGATCTCTTCTGTTTGCGGACATGCCGTAGGCGGTTTTCTGATCGGATTCTTTGGTGTAAAATGGACATTAGTAGTTATTATATTACTCATCTTCACCGCATCATTGTTTTTCTGGCAACTCCAAAAACAGTATTCCGAATACAAAAAAGATTCTGTAAAAATAGTAGAGAGCATGCGGGAAGGGATTTCTTATATATTTAAAACCAAAGAAATTCTGGGTGCTCTTTGTTTAGATATGTTTGCGGTACTTTTTGGGGGAGCTGTTGCCATGATCCCAGTATATGCTACGGATATTCTGAAAGTAGGCGCAGAAGGATTCGGATTATTAAACGCTGCTTCAGATATTGGAGCTATGTGCATCATCACAATTCTATCCATCATTCCATTAAGAAGAAACCAAGGCAAGATACTATTGGGGGTAGTAACCGGATTTGGACTCTGCATTATAGGATTTGGACTCTCGAATATATATTGGCTGTCATTTATGTTTTTGGTATTGAGCGGAATGCTAGATGGAATATCCGTTGTTATACGAGGTACAATTGTACAGTTAAAAACACCGGACCATATAAGAGGGCGCGTTCTCAGCGTCAATTCAATATTCATTATGTCCAGTAATGAAATGGGACAGTTTGAAAGTGGTCTTTCTGCAAAGCTTCTGGGGGTAGTTCGTTCGGTAGTTTTCGGGGGTACGATGACCGTTCTTATCGCCTTACTTGTAGGAACTACAAATCCTAAATTAAGAAAAATGCAATATTAA